A window of Elusimicrobiota bacterium contains these coding sequences:
- a CDS encoding DUF2892 domain-containing protein produces MNVERVLRGIAGFFVLSSLALAQWHSVHWLWFTAFVGINLFQSSFTNWCPMMTLLRKCGGRSCGNP; encoded by the coding sequence ATGAACGTCGAACGCGTCTTAAGAGGCATTGCCGGATTTTTCGTTTTGTCGAGCTTGGCCCTGGCCCAATGGCACAGCGTCCATTGGTTGTGGTTCACGGCCTTTGTCGGTATAAACCTCTTCCAATCGTCTTTCACCAATTGGTGCCCCATGATGACCCTTCTTCGTAAATGCGGCGGTCGTTCCTGCGGGAACCCGTGA
- a CDS encoding TolC family protein, which yields MRRSFLREPVKKILFSGVLFLLGGVLRADPLSLESLVRDVLARNPGLSAADAGRRAAQAGLSEARAQRLPRLAASSVLTRGDGPVYAFASLLDRRSFAASDFAVDALNRPGYTTHLRSSLALGVPLFAGFAIQSQERLGVLGVEKAAWEEEQARQSLRRMVVEGALQQLLAREVQNALAERIAAAEAEIAGAQKLRAKGLVLGSDYFAAEAVLSSLRAQEREAREMEGGAGETLALLRGDSSSPVEMAGTLSSVPPSLPPEEELRRALAARPDLAILDRGALQAATAARQAGRFPWPTVDAVAEVQSNTDDFSSNAGQRLLMLRAQWSLGDPARGARERRSSALAAAAQRGRDALAEQGEIEWRRALRARATAAAVSSELDRTVEQARKSLELFRPLYREGRQSILDLLKAEQALADAEKARAQARHALWLSHVRVLAAAGLLEEKKVAALGRGLESRP from the coding sequence ATGCGGCGGTCGTTCCTGCGGGAACCCGTGAAAAAAATCCTTTTCTCCGGAGTTCTCTTCCTGTTGGGAGGCGTCCTTCGGGCCGACCCCCTTTCCCTGGAGAGTCTCGTCCGCGACGTCCTGGCCCGAAACCCCGGATTGTCCGCCGCCGACGCGGGGCGTCGGGCGGCTCAGGCGGGGTTATCGGAAGCCCGGGCCCAGCGTCTCCCCCGGCTGGCGGCCTCCAGCGTTTTAACGCGGGGGGACGGCCCGGTCTACGCCTTCGCCTCTCTGTTGGATCGGCGGTCCTTCGCCGCCTCCGATTTTGCCGTGGACGCTTTGAATCGCCCCGGCTACACGACCCACCTCCGCAGCTCCCTGGCTTTGGGAGTCCCCCTCTTTGCGGGTTTTGCCATTCAAAGTCAGGAACGTCTGGGCGTCTTGGGCGTTGAGAAAGCGGCCTGGGAGGAGGAACAGGCCCGGCAGTCCCTGCGTAGGATGGTGGTGGAAGGAGCCCTCCAACAGTTGCTTGCCCGCGAGGTCCAAAACGCGCTGGCGGAGCGCATCGCCGCCGCCGAAGCGGAAATCGCGGGCGCGCAAAAATTGCGGGCCAAGGGATTGGTTCTGGGGTCCGACTATTTTGCGGCGGAAGCCGTTCTCTCCTCCCTCCGGGCCCAAGAACGTGAGGCCCGGGAAATGGAGGGGGGCGCCGGGGAGACGCTGGCCCTTCTCCGGGGAGACTCGTCGTCGCCGGTGGAAATGGCCGGGACGTTGAGTTCGGTGCCGCCGTCCCTTCCGCCCGAAGAGGAATTGCGCAGAGCCCTGGCCGCCCGCCCGGATTTGGCCATCCTGGACCGCGGCGCTCTCCAGGCCGCGACGGCGGCGCGGCAGGCGGGGCGGTTCCCCTGGCCCACGGTGGACGCGGTGGCCGAAGTTCAGTCGAACACCGACGACTTTTCAAGCAACGCGGGCCAACGTCTGTTGATGCTTCGGGCCCAGTGGTCCCTCGGGGACCCCGCCCGGGGAGCGCGCGAACGCCGGTCGTCGGCCTTGGCCGCGGCGGCCCAACGGGGCCGGGACGCCCTCGCCGAACAAGGCGAAATCGAATGGCGCCGGGCCCTCCGCGCCCGAGCGACGGCGGCCGCGGTGTCTTCGGAACTGGATCGCACCGTGGAACAGGCTCGGAAATCCCTGGAGCTTTTCCGCCCGCTTTACCGGGAAGGGCGGCAGAGTATTTTGGATTTGCTGAAAGCCGAGCAGGCCCTGGCCGACGCCGAAAAGGCCCGGGCGCAAGCCCGCCACGCCCTGTGGCTCAGCCACGTCCGAGTCTTGGCCGCCGCCGGACTTTTAGAGGAAAAAAAGGTCGCCGCTTTGGGCCGCGGCCTGGAGTCCCGCCCATGA
- a CDS encoding TonB-dependent receptor: MKRLSLILILATAGHLRAEDEGVFLSLTRSSTPDKRLPTNVSRMTSEDWESLGASALDEGVMPLPSVVVQKSGGPGSFSTLRLRGSPSSAQQQILIDDLPLLGISNQFFDLSQMPLTDIDRIEVVRGGASVLYGANTTGGVIHLLTKRPVGDKPQTRFKSEFRSYYTQLYEGDIRHRIGGFDAYASAGRSLTDGFQKNADSDNLHGTLKAGYTFGNGARFALDGSIVDGEVGNPHGTVLPVEEWDGKKEREAVDPAARVDQKAQRGHGLVFLPLGGSASVQSTFYGTGQRYETRPSKSAAPDFEQDNRFWGNDTRFQWSDVLTLGAAYEWDGQKTAESAFAPARDNHITNVGAYGQLSLALGAWVFMPGLRYDSHSAFGPTWNPRFTVAWRAAENLKLSGNAARSFRAPSFLELYYVDAFFSGNPDLKPEKAWSYDFGFEVGGNSARRLSATGFYTKIEDRVTVNGGFTSYENAPQAELAGAEVESRHPLLPRVTGRASYTYTRAIGNSLTENTHRTLRLTPRHAAFYQAAWRPGNDWELSSAVRYVSRQFQKDDQQGLDLPTFAVWGARLSKKILAAEFYVACDNILNRRYALTFDAESAFPYSTTRNPQPGRTFWMGTTIRFED; encoded by the coding sequence ATGAAGCGCCTCTCACTCATTTTAATTCTGGCCACGGCCGGCCATCTTCGGGCGGAGGACGAGGGGGTTTTTCTCTCTCTCACGCGTTCCTCCACGCCGGACAAGCGACTGCCGACCAATGTTTCCCGAATGACGTCGGAGGATTGGGAATCCCTGGGCGCCTCGGCCCTGGACGAGGGCGTGATGCCCCTGCCGTCGGTGGTGGTGCAGAAATCCGGCGGCCCCGGGTCCTTTTCGACCCTGCGCCTCCGGGGCTCGCCCTCGTCGGCCCAGCAGCAGATTTTGATCGACGACCTTCCGCTCCTGGGCATTTCGAACCAGTTTTTTGATTTGTCCCAGATGCCGCTCACGGACATCGACCGCATTGAAGTGGTGCGTGGGGGCGCGTCGGTCCTCTACGGCGCCAACACCACGGGCGGCGTGATCCATCTGTTGACGAAGCGTCCGGTGGGGGACAAGCCTCAGACCCGTTTCAAAAGCGAGTTTCGCTCCTACTACACCCAGCTGTACGAAGGCGACATCCGCCACCGGATCGGCGGGTTCGACGCCTACGCCAGCGCTGGGCGATCGCTCACGGACGGTTTTCAAAAGAACGCGGATTCGGACAATTTGCACGGCACGCTCAAGGCCGGCTACACCTTCGGGAACGGCGCGCGCTTTGCCCTCGACGGGTCCATCGTGGACGGCGAAGTCGGGAATCCCCACGGGACCGTTCTTCCGGTGGAGGAGTGGGACGGGAAAAAAGAACGGGAAGCCGTCGATCCCGCCGCCCGGGTCGACCAGAAAGCCCAGCGGGGCCACGGGCTGGTGTTCCTCCCCCTGGGCGGCTCGGCCAGTGTTCAGTCCACTTTTTACGGTACGGGCCAACGATACGAAACGCGCCCGTCCAAATCCGCCGCGCCGGATTTCGAGCAGGACAACCGGTTCTGGGGCAACGACACGCGTTTTCAATGGTCCGACGTTTTGACCCTGGGGGCGGCCTACGAATGGGACGGGCAAAAGACGGCCGAGTCCGCCTTCGCCCCGGCCCGGGACAACCACATCACCAACGTCGGGGCCTACGGGCAGCTGAGCCTCGCCCTGGGAGCCTGGGTGTTCATGCCGGGCCTGCGGTACGACAGCCACAGCGCCTTCGGTCCCACCTGGAACCCGCGATTCACGGTGGCTTGGCGCGCCGCGGAGAATTTAAAACTCTCCGGGAACGCCGCGCGTTCCTTTCGCGCGCCGTCCTTCCTGGAGCTTTATTACGTCGACGCTTTCTTTTCCGGAAATCCGGATTTGAAGCCGGAAAAAGCCTGGTCCTACGATTTCGGGTTTGAGGTGGGTGGGAATTCCGCCCGTCGATTGTCCGCCACGGGTTTCTACACCAAAATCGAAGACCGGGTGACCGTCAACGGGGGCTTCACGTCTTACGAAAACGCCCCCCAAGCGGAGCTGGCGGGGGCGGAGGTGGAAAGCCGCCACCCCCTCCTCCCCCGGGTCACCGGGCGGGCGTCCTACACCTACACCCGGGCCATCGGGAATTCCCTGACGGAAAACACCCACCGGACCCTGCGCCTCACGCCCCGGCACGCGGCCTTCTACCAGGCCGCCTGGCGACCCGGCAACGACTGGGAGCTTTCCAGCGCGGTGCGGTACGTGTCGCGGCAGTTTCAAAAAGACGACCAACAGGGGCTCGATCTGCCGACCTTCGCGGTGTGGGGCGCCCGGTTGTCCAAGAAAATTCTCGCGGCCGAATTCTACGTGGCCTGCGACAACATTCTGAACCGACGCTACGCCCTGACCTTCGACGCGGAATCCGCCTTCCCCTATTCCACCACCCGGAACCCGCAACCGGGCCGGACGTTCTGGATGGGAACGACGATTCGCTTCGAGGATTGA
- a CDS encoding iron ABC transporter permease, whose amino-acid sequence MNARRRSWAVPALLLLLLGAFLFSLTVGAVPLGNWNELRPGGTSWDILFRLRLPRVLLGAAVGALLSTAGCVLQGVLRNPLADPYLLGLSGGAALGSALGFLLGVTQPAPLAVVGALVSLGLVLLLSRGAGAPSATLMVLAGAALHAFTSSVLTFILSQARRDQGANILFWLLGSLDSPPYGRLIPLLLLSAAALAGLFWASPALNLLALGRDTARALGLSVDKALWGIVLLSALATGLAVTFNGVIPFVGLMVPHMARLLVGSDHRWSVPASSVLGAALVLLADALGRWVLAPQEIPVGVVTALLGAPFFLVLLRRERRNLG is encoded by the coding sequence GTGAACGCCCGGCGACGCTCCTGGGCGGTGCCCGCGCTTCTTTTGTTGCTCCTGGGCGCGTTTCTTTTCTCCCTGACGGTGGGCGCGGTGCCGCTGGGGAATTGGAACGAGCTTCGTCCCGGCGGGACTTCCTGGGACATCTTGTTCCGCCTCCGACTGCCCCGGGTACTTCTGGGCGCCGCGGTGGGCGCCTTGCTTTCCACGGCGGGGTGCGTGCTTCAAGGCGTTCTCAGAAACCCCCTGGCGGACCCCTACCTGCTGGGGCTTTCCGGCGGGGCGGCTCTCGGTTCGGCGCTGGGATTCCTTTTGGGCGTCACGCAACCCGCCCCCTTGGCCGTGGTCGGGGCTCTGGTTTCCCTGGGCCTGGTTCTTCTCTTGTCCCGGGGCGCGGGCGCGCCGAGCGCGACCTTGATGGTATTGGCCGGAGCGGCCCTGCACGCCTTCACCTCCTCGGTGCTGACCTTCATTCTCTCCCAAGCCCGGCGGGATCAAGGGGCGAACATCCTCTTTTGGCTGCTCGGAAGTTTGGACTCGCCGCCCTACGGGCGGCTGATCCCCTTGCTCCTTTTGTCCGCCGCGGCCCTGGCCGGCCTCTTTTGGGCGTCCCCCGCGCTCAACCTCCTGGCCCTGGGTCGGGACACGGCCCGGGCCCTGGGCCTATCCGTCGACAAAGCGTTGTGGGGCATCGTCCTTTTGTCCGCCCTGGCCACGGGGTTGGCCGTGACGTTCAACGGGGTCATTCCATTTGTGGGTTTGATGGTTCCCCACATGGCCCGGTTGCTCGTGGGATCCGATCATCGATGGAGCGTGCCGGCGTCGTCCGTTCTCGGGGCGGCGCTGGTCCTCTTGGCCGACGCCCTGGGCCGTTGGGTTTTGGCCCCCCAAGAAATCCCGGTGGGGGTCGTTACGGCTCTTTTGGGCGCGCCGTTTTTTCTGGTTCTGCTTCGGCGGGAACGAAGGAATCTCGGATGA
- a CDS encoding ABC transporter ATP-binding protein has translation MTVLSVKNLSFAYPRWEDDRPFGLKDISFEMEAGDLLAILGPNGAGKSTLLRLLGGTQGPWSGEIRLGGDPLETLSARAVARRVAWVPQDLSTLFSMTVEDVVSLGRFCHGPLWGRRSIADRREVHRALEETDLTALRHRSVDRLSGGERRRVLLARALAQEPDLLLLDEPTAHLDPRHQAELVNVIERLRRERRLAVVAILHDVNLAYGWCPRTLLLSGGQCRALGPTSKVLSPERLSAIYGLDATVRSGDSTAAGFVQFLYSKKESKESL, from the coding sequence ATGACCGTTCTCTCGGTCAAGAACTTGTCCTTCGCCTATCCCCGCTGGGAGGACGACCGTCCCTTCGGCTTGAAGGACATTTCTTTCGAAATGGAGGCCGGGGATCTCTTGGCGATTCTGGGGCCCAACGGCGCCGGCAAATCCACCCTGCTCCGCCTGTTGGGCGGAACCCAGGGGCCCTGGTCGGGCGAGATCCGCCTGGGGGGCGATCCCTTGGAGACGTTGTCGGCCCGGGCCGTCGCCCGCCGGGTGGCCTGGGTGCCCCAGGACCTCTCGACGCTTTTTTCCATGACGGTGGAGGACGTGGTTTCCCTCGGGCGGTTTTGCCACGGGCCCCTGTGGGGGCGCCGTTCGATCGCCGATCGTCGGGAGGTTCACCGCGCCCTGGAGGAAACGGATTTGACCGCGCTCCGCCATCGATCGGTGGACCGGCTGTCCGGCGGGGAAAGGCGGCGGGTGCTGTTGGCCCGGGCCTTGGCCCAGGAGCCGGACCTTCTTTTGCTCGACGAACCCACGGCCCACCTGGACCCCCGCCATCAAGCCGAATTGGTGAACGTCATTGAACGCCTTCGCCGAGAGCGCCGGCTGGCGGTCGTCGCCATTCTGCACGACGTCAATTTGGCCTACGGTTGGTGCCCTCGCACCCTCTTGTTGTCGGGGGGGCAATGCCGGGCCTTGGGCCCCACCTCGAAGGTGCTGTCCCCGGAGCGCCTTTCGGCCATCTACGGACTGGACGCCACGGTTCGCTCCGGGGATTCGACCGCGGCCGGTTTTGTTCAATTTCTCTATTCCAAGAAAGAATCAAAGGAGTCGTTATGA
- a CDS encoding ABC transporter substrate-binding protein, translated as MRFCRMVLLLLVAAPAWAGGRERRLASLLPSHSEIVTALGARTALVAVSDSEHPGDFPGLPRAGALEPRWEVLMALRPDLVLADSAHERFAADFKRFHLPVLFLPATHAKSIEDVFELIRVLGDAIERGPQAAALLSALRDRLARLDARPLPAHRPRVYFEIWPRPLQSVGAASFQGQLLKRAGFDNIVPDTTNEMPLLSSEWIVKSRPDVVFHTGVEGAEDLGSRPGWKDLPAVRSGRVIRVDADLISRAGPRVVEALAYLMDEAARP; from the coding sequence ATGCGTTTTTGCCGAATGGTCCTGTTGCTCCTCGTCGCGGCTCCCGCTTGGGCGGGGGGGCGCGAGCGACGCCTCGCCTCCCTTCTTCCTTCCCATTCGGAAATCGTGACGGCCCTGGGCGCGCGGACCGCGCTCGTGGCGGTGTCCGATTCGGAACATCCCGGGGATTTCCCGGGCCTGCCCCGGGCCGGGGCCTTGGAACCCCGTTGGGAAGTGCTGATGGCCCTTCGCCCCGACCTGGTGCTGGCCGACAGCGCCCACGAGCGGTTCGCGGCGGATTTTAAACGGTTTCACCTGCCCGTCCTCTTTTTGCCCGCCACCCACGCCAAATCCATCGAAGACGTTTTCGAGTTGATTCGGGTCCTGGGCGACGCCATCGAACGCGGACCGCAAGCCGCGGCGCTTTTGTCCGCCCTGCGGGACCGGCTGGCCCGGTTGGACGCGCGTCCCCTTCCCGCCCATCGACCCCGGGTGTATTTCGAAATCTGGCCCCGCCCCCTCCAGTCCGTCGGGGCCGCCAGCTTCCAGGGCCAATTGCTGAAGCGCGCCGGCTTCGACAACATCGTTCCCGACACCACCAACGAAATGCCCCTCCTCTCCTCCGAATGGATCGTCAAAAGCCGGCCGGACGTCGTTTTTCACACCGGGGTGGAAGGGGCCGAAGACCTGGGTTCCCGTCCGGGCTGGAAGGACCTTCCCGCCGTCCGTTCCGGGCGGGTGATTCGGGTGGACGCGGATTTGATTTCCCGGGCGGGGCCCCGGGTGGTGGAAGCCTTGGCCTATTTGATGGACGAGGCGGCGCGACCGTGA
- a CDS encoding efflux RND transporter permease subunit, producing the protein MKNPHAGIAGRLAETFLRSKLTPLLVGAALTFGLFATLALPREEEPQINVPMFDVFVGFPGASAREVEERLINVGERRFWEIPGVEYVYSTAEPGLAMFILRFKVGTNPEEAMTRVYTKTFAHMDTLPPGSTQPLIKPRSIDDVPILAFNLSGPGQDGFALRRQAAALQREISAVPGVSETEITGGRRRQFLIHFDPGALARHRLTPLELAGTLEASNARLPAGTHRAGDRSVAVETDALVRTVEDLKNIVVGVSGGRPVTLADVARVEDGPDEEETVVAQWDKKDVGAKEGRPAVTVAVSKRRGENATRVAEEVMKRIADVRPTLLLPGTALDVTRNYGETAKEKSNELLFHMVLATLSVTLLMALVLGLREALVVLVAIPVTLALTLLVYHLLGYTLNRITLFALIFSIGILVDDAIVVVENIHRHFTMNDGRSVWRLSVDAVAEVGNPTLLATWAVIAAILPMAFVSGLMGPYMRPIPVGASVAMLFSLGIAFVVSPWAFAHILEWWKPRPAAGHGAESRLDHFYRRMMGTLLSSTRARWAYLLGTVVLLAAAASLVYFKAVTVKMLPFDNKNEFEVVLSLPEGAALSQTKRAADEVARALLESPEVERVTGYVGTAAPYNFNGLVRHYFLRQRPHQADLAVNLTDKKSRRIQSHGIATVLRPGIQAIADRYGARVQVAEIPPGPPVLSTLVFELYGPDNVRRDALARKLEQWLKTAPGVVDVDSYVPAVEPLDRLVVDREKASLNGLPPAAVAQTVSLSLGGQTLGLAHTEDRESVEIRLRLSPENRRGLDALRGIQMMSRNGTLLPLGSLTRTERTERDAPVYHKNLQRASYVIADVAGRQESPVYAILALRRGIREMAEKEGFDLREYFSKQPGNSQEWALKWDGEWQITYEVFRDLGLAFAFALLLIYVLVVGWFRSFLIPLVVMVPIPLTLVGILPAHWALGAFFTATSMIGFIAGAGIVVRNSIILVDFIHLRLAEGMPLKEAVIDAGAVRFRPMLLTAAAVVVGAGVILFDPIFQGLAVALMAGEVASTVLSRVAVPVLYYMVVRRSTETAKEGGRA; encoded by the coding sequence ATGAAAAACCCCCACGCCGGAATCGCCGGCCGACTGGCCGAAACCTTTTTAAGGTCCAAGCTCACGCCCCTCCTGGTGGGCGCCGCTTTGACCTTCGGCCTTTTCGCCACCCTCGCCCTGCCCCGGGAAGAGGAGCCCCAGATCAACGTCCCCATGTTCGACGTGTTTGTGGGATTCCCCGGCGCCAGCGCCCGGGAAGTGGAGGAACGGCTGATCAATGTGGGCGAGCGGCGATTTTGGGAAATCCCCGGCGTGGAATACGTTTATTCGACGGCGGAACCCGGGCTGGCCATGTTCATTCTTCGTTTCAAGGTGGGCACCAATCCCGAGGAGGCCATGACCCGGGTTTACACGAAAACCTTCGCCCACATGGACACCCTGCCGCCGGGGTCGACCCAGCCGCTGATCAAACCCCGTTCCATCGACGACGTGCCCATCCTGGCGTTCAATCTTTCCGGCCCGGGCCAGGACGGCTTCGCCCTCCGGCGCCAGGCCGCCGCGCTGCAACGGGAAATCAGCGCGGTGCCGGGGGTTTCCGAAACGGAAATCACCGGCGGTCGACGTCGCCAATTTTTGATTCACTTCGATCCCGGCGCCCTGGCCCGGCATCGGTTGACGCCTTTGGAGTTGGCCGGAACGCTCGAAGCCTCCAACGCGCGGCTTCCCGCCGGAACCCACCGCGCGGGGGATCGATCGGTGGCCGTGGAAACCGATGCGCTGGTGCGCACCGTTGAGGATTTAAAGAACATTGTCGTGGGCGTGTCCGGCGGGCGGCCGGTGACCCTGGCGGATGTGGCCCGGGTGGAGGACGGTCCCGACGAAGAGGAAACCGTCGTCGCCCAGTGGGACAAAAAAGACGTGGGCGCGAAGGAAGGCCGGCCCGCGGTCACGGTGGCCGTTTCCAAGCGGCGAGGCGAAAACGCCACCCGGGTGGCGGAGGAAGTGATGAAGCGGATCGCGGACGTCCGGCCGACGCTGCTCCTGCCCGGCACCGCCCTGGACGTCACCCGGAACTACGGCGAAACGGCCAAGGAAAAATCAAACGAATTGCTGTTCCACATGGTCCTGGCGACGCTCTCCGTGACGTTGTTGATGGCGCTGGTGTTGGGTCTTCGGGAGGCCCTGGTGGTGCTGGTGGCGATTCCGGTGACCCTGGCCCTCACGCTCCTGGTTTACCATCTGCTCGGATACACGCTCAACCGCATCACCCTTTTCGCCCTCATCTTTTCCATCGGCATCCTGGTGGACGACGCCATCGTGGTGGTGGAGAACATCCATCGCCATTTCACGATGAACGACGGCCGCTCCGTTTGGCGTTTGTCGGTGGACGCGGTGGCCGAGGTGGGCAACCCCACCCTCCTGGCCACCTGGGCCGTCATCGCGGCCATTCTCCCCATGGCCTTCGTGTCGGGTCTCATGGGGCCCTACATGCGGCCCATCCCGGTGGGGGCCAGCGTGGCCATGCTGTTTTCGCTCGGGATCGCTTTCGTGGTCAGTCCCTGGGCCTTCGCGCACATTTTGGAATGGTGGAAACCCCGCCCCGCCGCGGGGCACGGCGCGGAATCCCGGCTGGATCATTTCTACCGTCGGATGATGGGCACTCTCCTGTCCTCGACCCGGGCCCGGTGGGCGTACCTGTTGGGCACCGTCGTGTTGCTGGCGGCCGCGGCGTCCCTGGTTTATTTTAAAGCCGTGACGGTCAAAATGCTGCCCTTCGACAACAAAAACGAATTCGAAGTGGTCCTGAGCCTGCCCGAGGGCGCCGCGCTTTCACAGACGAAACGCGCGGCGGACGAGGTCGCCCGGGCGCTTTTGGAATCCCCCGAGGTGGAGCGGGTCACTGGCTACGTCGGGACCGCGGCGCCCTACAACTTCAACGGGCTGGTGCGCCATTATTTCCTCCGTCAACGTCCCCACCAAGCGGACTTGGCGGTGAACCTCACGGACAAAAAATCCCGCCGGATCCAAAGCCACGGGATCGCGACCGTCCTCCGCCCGGGAATCCAGGCCATCGCCGACCGATACGGGGCCCGGGTTCAAGTCGCCGAGATTCCCCCGGGACCGCCGGTCCTTTCCACCTTGGTTTTTGAACTTTACGGGCCCGACAACGTCCGTCGGGACGCCCTGGCGCGAAAGTTGGAACAATGGCTCAAAACCGCCCCGGGGGTCGTCGACGTGGACAGTTACGTCCCCGCGGTGGAACCACTGGACCGGCTGGTGGTGGATCGGGAAAAGGCTTCGCTCAACGGCCTGCCGCCTGCGGCGGTGGCCCAAACGGTGTCTTTGTCGCTGGGAGGGCAAACCCTCGGTTTGGCCCACACGGAGGACCGGGAGTCGGTGGAAATCCGTCTTCGTCTTTCCCCGGAAAACCGGCGGGGGTTGGACGCGCTTCGGGGCATTCAAATGATGTCGCGAAACGGAACCCTGCTCCCCCTGGGATCCTTGACCCGCACGGAACGGACCGAACGGGACGCGCCGGTGTACCACAAAAACCTTCAGCGGGCGAGTTACGTCATCGCCGATGTGGCGGGACGGCAGGAAAGCCCCGTCTACGCCATCCTGGCGCTCCGCCGCGGCATTCGCGAAATGGCGGAGAAGGAGGGGTTCGATCTGCGGGAATATTTTTCAAAACAGCCCGGGAATTCCCAGGAATGGGCCCTGAAATGGGACGGAGAATGGCAGATCACCTACGAAGTTTTTCGGGATTTGGGGCTGGCCTTCGCCTTTGCCCTGCTTTTGATCTACGTGTTGGTGGTGGGGTGGTTCCGTTCGTTCCTGATTCCGCTGGTGGTGATGGTTCCGATCCCGCTGACCTTGGTGGGCATTTTGCCCGCCCATTGGGCCCTGGGGGCCTTTTTCACGGCCACCAGCATGATCGGCTTCATCGCCGGGGCCGGGATCGTGGTCCGCAATTCCATCATCCTGGTCGACTTCATCCACCTGCGCCTGGCCGAAGGCATGCCCCTCAAAGAGGCCGTGATCGACGCCGGGGCCGTGCGCTTCCGGCCCATGTTGCTCACGGCCGCGGCGGTGGTGGTGGGCGCCGGGGTCATCCTCTTTGATCCCATTTTCCAGGGTCTCGCCGTGGCCCTCATGGCCGGGGAAGTCGCGTCCACGGTTCTCTCCCGGGTCGCCGTCCCGGTTTTGTACTACATGGTTGTCCGGCGGTCGACCGAAACAGCGAAAGAGGGCGGCCGGGCTTAA
- a CDS encoding aminotransferase class IV, which translates to MDRKSFDRALAGPAGRRTRGVWKTRLLLNREGLLDVSSEPLPPATAAWRVALSVKPVDDADPFLFHKTTRRGAYDAMAAGRPDVDEVVGWNHRGELTEGTRTNVVLEKGGRFFTPPVSSGLLAGVYRAALLRRRKIQERVLRKSDWRRADRVWLINAVRGWIPARRMN; encoded by the coding sequence GTGGATCGAAAGTCTTTTGATCGGGCGTTGGCCGGCCCGGCGGGTCGACGGACCCGGGGGGTGTGGAAAACGCGCCTGCTTTTAAATCGGGAGGGACTTCTGGACGTTTCGTCCGAACCGCTGCCGCCCGCGACGGCCGCCTGGCGCGTGGCCCTGTCGGTCAAGCCGGTCGACGACGCCGACCCGTTCCTGTTTCACAAAACCACCCGGAGGGGGGCCTACGACGCCATGGCCGCGGGGCGCCCCGACGTGGACGAAGTGGTGGGTTGGAACCACCGGGGGGAACTGACCGAGGGAACCCGGACGAACGTGGTTTTGGAAAAGGGCGGGCGGTTCTTCACGCCGCCGGTGTCCTCGGGCCTCTTGGCGGGGGTGTATCGGGCGGCCCTGCTCCGCCGACGAAAGATTCAGGAGCGCGTGTTGCGGAAATCCGATTGGCGGCGGGCCGATCGGGTGTGGTTGATCAACGCCGTCCGGGGATGGATTCCCGCCCGGCGGATGAATTAA